The Vicia villosa cultivar HV-30 ecotype Madison, WI linkage group LG1, Vvil1.0, whole genome shotgun sequence genome includes a region encoding these proteins:
- the LOC131661560 gene encoding uncharacterized protein LOC131661560, which produces MKHGNMSVDEYAARFEELVKYCSHYNTNEAMNSMCIKFENGLRPEIKQGIACQKIRNYLELVSRSRIYDNDNRARIEHYKVVNDQKGNQNRGKPYSIPDAKGKQKAAFGKKPSGGGGFASNPIVCFKCGTEGHRANECPKDVKKCFKCGKAGHVVADCRTKVPTCYNCGEEGHVSTHCQKPKKTQGNGKVFALVGAQSTSED; this is translated from the coding sequence ATGAAGCACGGGAATATGTCTGTTGATGAGTATGCTGCTCGATTTGAGGAATTGGTGAAGTATTGTTCTCATTATAATACTAATGAGGCTATGAATTCCAtgtgcattaagtttgagaacgGGCTGCGTCCCGAGATCAAACAGGGTATTGCTTGTCAGAAGATAAGGAACTATCTAGAATTGGTGAGCAGAAGCAGAATTTATGACAATGATAACCGAGCCAGGATTGAACATTACAAGGTTGTGAATGATCAGAAAGGTAATCAGAATCGTGGAAAGCCGTATAGTATTCCAGATGCAAAAGGAAAACAAAAAGCTGCTTTTGggaagaagccaagtgggggaggaggaTTTGCTTCCAACCCCATTGTTTGCTTCAAGTGTGGTACTGAGGGACACCGTGCTAATGAGTGCCCAAAGGATGTTAAGAAATGCTTCAAATGCGGGAAAGCAGGTCATGTGGTGGCAGATTGTAGAACTAAGGTGCCTAcatgctacaattgtggtgaagagggtcatgTCAGCACTCACTGTCAGAAGCCAAAGAAGACTCAGGGTAATGGCAAGGTGTTTGCACTAGTGGGAGCCCAGTCTACTAGTGAGGACTGA
- the LOC131661571 gene encoding uncharacterized protein LOC131661571: MAGRNDAALAAALQAMAQSVQNNNNQNAGDLQFRNLERFQSNKPPKFEGGIIDLDNAQKWLKAIEKIFKTMGCVALGCNEDQKVQFGTHMLEGEDEVWWDNSRQRMEAAGTTVTWVVFRAEFLEK; encoded by the exons ATGGCAGGAAGGAATGATGCTGCTCTTGCTGCTGCACTGCAAGCTATGGCGCAGTCGGTGCAGAATAACAACAATCAAAATGCTGGAGATCTGCAGTTTCGCAATTTAGAGAGGTTCCAAAGCAACAAACCGCCTAAGTTTGAAGGTGGTATCATTGATCTAGATAATGCACAGAAATGGCTGAAGGCTATTGAGAAGATCTTCAAAACCATGGGATGTGTCGCCCTTG gatGCAATGAGGAtcagaaggtacagtttggtacgCACATGCTGGAAGGTGAAGATGAGGTTTGGTGGGATAACAGTCGTCAGAGAATGGAAGCTGCAGGGACTACTGTTACTTGGGTAGTGTTTCGGGCTGAGTTTCTGGAAAAGTAA